The Streptococcus suis DNA window TGCTGATTCGTCACATTAGAAAAATAGGCTTGTTGGTAGGGATAGACTACCTTACTTTCCACAGGAATCTTCGCCTCTTCCAAGATAGCATCCGCCCACTCCTCCACTTGTGTTTTTGAAGTGGTAGGTTCCATGACAACATCAATCGAATAATCATTTGGATTCTGGTTGGCGATATAATCTTTACCACCGATGTAAATATTAAGTCCTCCAACCATGGTCACTAAAAACATAGTGGATAAAATGGTGATCGTAGCAAGACCCAGAGCATTTTTCCGCATACGGAAAATCAAGTTAGATACAGAAATGAAATTATCTGGCTTATAATAGTAGGTCTGACGATTCTTTAGCCAGTTTAATAGACTGATAACACCTGCTTGGAAGAGCAAATAAGTCCCAAGGATAACCAGAAGAGTTGCTCCGAAAAAGCTTGGAATAGCCTGTATAGGACTCGTCACTAGTTGGGCAATAACATAGCCTGCTCCCAATAAAATAAGAGCTAAAAGAGTTTGCAACCAGAGGAATCCTGTTTTCTTATCCCCTCGCTTCTTGCCCTGAACCAGCTTGAGAGAGTCAGTCAAGCCTAGCTTTCCGATATTAACTAGGCTGACTAAAATGAAAATCCCATAGAGATAGGCAAGTACAATTGCCACATTTTTCAATTGAAAGACGGATGTCAAAACAACTGGCATCTGCATGGTCTTAAGCAAGAGCGCATAGAAAAGTTTGTCCAGGGCCAGTCCTAAAAGGAGGCCGGTCAAAATAGTGCTAGTTGAGTAGACCACATTTTCTAGGAAAGTCATCAAAAGAAGGTGTTTTTTCTCCAAACCCAGAATACTATAGACACCGAACTCTTTTGACCGTTGCTTCATGACAAAACTATTGGCATATAAAACCATAATAGCAACTGCTAACATGACCACAATCATACCAAACCCCAACACTTGGGTCACTCCATTTGCTCCCTTGACTTGACCTAAATCAGGATGAAAAGCTAATGATGCAAATATATAAGAAATGGCTGTGGAAACAATGGTCATTATTGCGTATGGGTAGTAGAGACGACGGTTCTTTTTTAGATTGGTTAGCGCCAATCGAAAGCATAGTCCAAACATACTACTCACCTCGATTCGCCATAAGAGTCAGAGTATCTGATATCAACTGAAACATCTCTTGACTGGTCCGCTCACCTCGGTAGATTTGGTTATAGAGAATACCATCTTTGATAAATAAAACCCGTTTTGCCCGACTTGCTGCAGCTGTCGAATGGGTTACCATCAGAATTGTTTGCCCCTGCTGATTAATTTGTTCAAAAATATCCAGCAAGGTTGCTGACGATTTGGAATCTAAGGCACCAGTCGGCTCATCTGCTAGAAGAATTTCTGGTCGTGTGATAATGGCACGCGCCACCGCAACTCGTTGTTGCTGACCACCAGAGATTTCGTATGGCATTTTCTCCTGCAAGGTCCCAATTTCAAGACTATTGAGTGTATGTACCAAACGCTTGTTCATCTCATCTATCGGATAGCGAGAAAGAACTAATGGCAGGAGAACATTGTCCTTGACAGATAAGGTATCCAAGAGGTTAAAGTCCTGGAACACAAAGCCCAATTTCTCCCGACGAAAGGCTGCTGCTTCCTTACTCTTGATAGACTGTGTATCCAAACCGTTCAGCAAAACCTTACCTCGCGTTGGCTTATCGAGGGTGGCCAAAATATTGAGCAAGGTCGATTTCCCTGAGCCAGACTCACCCATGATAGCGACATATTCTCCCTCTTCTACAGTAAAATGAATATCTTTTAAGGCCTCTAATTGCCCCGCCTTAAAGCGTGAACTATAAATCTTTTGCACATGCTGAACATCTAAGACAGTCATAACATCACTCCCTTTCTTTTTCTACCTCCATTCTAGCTTAAGCCAACATAAGCTACCATAGTTCAAGCTTTCATTTACGTTACAGTTTTGTAAGATTAATCCAAAACCAGTTCCACCTCCTTGATACCAATCCGAACTTCTGTGCCTTGTCCCACTTTGGAGCTTAGTTTTAGGGAATAGCCCAGCTCCGCTGCGATTTTACGTGAAAGATAAAGCCCAAGTCCCGAAGATTGCTGTGTTCTACGACCATTAAATCCTGAAAATCCACGTTCAAAGACCCGTTCCAAATCACTCTCTGCAATCCCGATTCCTGTATCACCAATGACCAAATCATCTCCGTCCAAAACAATCGAAATGGTCCCTTTCTGACAATACTTGAGGGCATTGGATAAAATTTGCTCAATCAGAAGTCCTAGCCATCGTTTATCAGTCCTTACAATCCGATCCAGTTGTCCTAAGTCCAAACGATTATTAGACTGTATAAAAAAGAGAGAATACTTCTTCACCAAAGTCCTGATAAGCTCATCTAAATGAACAGGTTCAATGACTAAATCATCATGAAAAGACTGGAGTCGCAAGTAATTCAGGACCAAACCAGTATACTGCTCTATCTTGAACAACTCAGATTCTAATTGGTGACGAATTTGACTGGTCTCAATTTCATTGATTAAGAGGTGGCTTGCTGCTATGGGTGTTTTCATTTGATGAACCCATAGGGTATAGTAATCATCTAATTCAGCCTTGTCCTTTCGCTGCTTTTCAAAGAGTGATTTGTTTTCGACTTCCAGTCTTTCCAACTTCTCCTGTAAGCAACGCTCACTAGCTGTCATTGATGCGACCTTCTGACCACGCCAGATTTTTCTAAAACGAGAAAACTCGACAAGAAGGTCGAACAAAAGAGCAAGAAACCAGCAGAGACTGAGAAGGGTAAGGGCATAGATGATTAAATTGCTGTCTATTTCAAAAAGAGAGCCGAATCCTAGAGTAATCCCCGAAAAAACGATAATAGCAAGGAGAAAAATCCAACGATGGCCTAGCCAGGAACCTAGAAATTGATAAAAAACGCTACCAACATCATTTTTATTCATGTATCCACACTAGGCCGTAGCCAACTCCTTTCTTGGTCGCAATGAGGTCAGGCAAGCCCAATTCTGTCAATTTTTTGCGCAATCGGGCAATATTTACTGATAAAGTATTATCATCGACAAAGATATCACTGTTCCACAACTCACGCATCAATGCCTCGCGGCTAACGACTTCTTTGCCATGCTCAAAAAGTACTCGTAAAATCTGAAATTCATTACGAGTCAATTCTTCAACAGCTTCTGTATAGGAGACCTGCATAGTTTTTAAATCAAGTGCAACCTGTTCAAACCAGAGTAAACTCTGCTCACCAACAAAATCATAGGTTCTTCTCAAAAGTCCTTGTATTTTTGCCAAAAGCACTGTCATTTCAAAGGGTTTGGTCACAAAGTCATCCGCTCCCATATTAATCGCCATGACAATATCCATCGGCTGATCATGCGAAGACAAAAACATGATGGGGACACGAGAGGTCTTACGGATTTCCTGACACCAATAATAGCCGTTAAAGAAAGGAAGACTGATATCAAGTATAATCAAGTGAGGTTGAAAATCGTCGATTTGCTTCAAAATCGTCTGAAAATCCTTTACTTCTTGGACCTGATACCCCCAGTTCGTCAAGTTTTTAGCGACCAATTGGCTAATGGTTTTATCATCTTCTACTAGAAAAATCTTCTGCATCTGTGTCTCCTTTCACTCTTCTATTATTATAGCCTATTCAATAAAATTTATGCAAATTTATTCGGTGGAAATGAATGTGAAATTTTTATGAAAATGGCCAAATAACTATACGAATAGTTGTCATCTATGCATGATTAGGTTATACTATTTATCTATAAGAAAACTTGAGGTTTTTATGCCAAATTTACTAGATTACATTAAAAATATCAAATACGATAGTTTCTATGACCAAGCTATTAATAAATTAGATATTCTAGCCTTGACAGAATTATCCTATCTCCCCTTTGACGATCTTGTTCCGACAGAATTCACCAGTTCTGGTATTCGTATTGATAAATTATTTGATGCTTTCAATGAAAAATACAATCAAAAATTTCCTCCTTTTACCATGGTCACAAAGAGCCGCTTAACTCTTTTTGAATTAATGGCTAGCTCAAAACGCTATAAATACTTGAAAGCATTTGCCTATGTTAATGATTATCAGATTGATTTACAACAACAATTTGCAGCAGTTAGCTATCACTTGGATAGAGATACAGTGTTGACCTGTTTCCGTGGCACCGATGATACCATCATTGGGTGGAAGGAAGATTTCCATATGACCTATATGAAGGAAATTCCTGCACAACAATCTGCCAGTCGCTATTTGCAGGATATCATGGCTGCTCAACATTCTGATTTTTATGTTTCAGGCCACTCGAAGGGTGGTAATTTAGCAATTTATGCTACTTCTCAACTCCCACCAGCCCTTCAACAATATATTTTGATTGTTTACGCTTTTGACGCTCCAGGACTTCATAAACAGTATTTGACGTCGAATGGGTATTTGGGAATCGAACAAAAAATTGTACCGATTATTCCTCAAAATTCCATTGTAGGGATGATGTTGGAAACACCAGAAAAAGCGCAAATAGTGAGCAGCCGCACAATCGGTTTATTACAACACATCAGCTTTTCTTGGGAGGTAGATGGGTACGATTTCCGGACCGCCCCAGCACTTACTGAAGAAAGTTTGCAAATCGACCGTACCTTAAAAGCATGGACTGCTAGTCTGACAGAGGAAGAATTACAAGCCTTTTTCGATCTATTTTTTGGTATTTTCATTCAAGCTGGTATCGAACGTTTTAGTGACTTTGTCATCAATCCCTTGCAAAAATTACAGGAGATTGATCGATTAAGAAAAGAATTCTCCCCTCAAGAAGCCGAGATGATGGATAAACTCATTCGCATGCTCTTTGATACCCGTTATCAAATCTGGCTAAAGGGATGGAATAATCGCCTCCCAAAACCCGACCTAAATTTCCCTGATTGGAACGATCTCTTTACTCTCCCAACTATCAATAAAAATAAAAGCTAGTTTAGGTTCTCTAAGCTAGCTTTGTTTATGTACTTTAAGATTATACTACTTACCCTCTCGTCAAGATCCTCGATGAGTGAAAAGTTCTAGTGCTACATTTCTGCCTGTTACCTTAAAAAAGAATGCCAGAAGGTGCTATCTTTGACTTAAAGATAGACTGGGAAGAACTCATATCATTTGTGATGAGTTGTCAATGGATCTTCGATTCTAGTTGATTTTCAATGACTTTTGTCGTATGCTGCTAAAGCATTTCCTAATAGCTCCAATCCTTTTTTCAGTGTCTCTTGGTCACAGGCATAACCAATGCGAACATAGCCCTCTTTTTCAAATCGACTTCCAGGTACAACCAATACCCCATATTTTTCTAATAGGTTCAAAGAAAATTCTTCAATCGGAATGGGAACATCCAATTTGACAAAGGAGGTTGAGACAAAAGCAGGTTTTATATAGGATGCCCTAGGTTGCATAGATACCCAATGGTCCAAAATTGATAGATTTTCGTGGATAATGCGGTGGTTTCTTTTCAAAATTGCCTGGCGATTTTCCAAAGCAAGCTGAGCCACCATATCATCGAATACACCTGCGCAAATCAAAGTGTAATCCCTATAATCACGTAAAATGGAAATGACCTTATCATTTGCAGCGACCCAGCCAATACGAATACCTGCTAAGGAGTAGGTTTTGGACAAACTGTTGACTGCTATGCCATTTTCATACAGGTCTACAATGGAAGAATTGTTGTTTTCTGAAAACGATGTGTAAATTTCATCGACTAGTACATAGGCACCAACACTGGCCGCAATCGTAGCCACTTCTTTTAGGAAAACATCATCCATTACCGCACCCGTAGGATTATTGGCATTATTTAAACAAATCATCTTTGTCTGAGGGCGAATTAATTGACGTAAATCATCTAAATCTGGTAACCAATTCAATTCTTCTTTGATCTGCCAGTATTCAAGCTCTGCACCTAGTGATTTTGGAATATCATAGAGCTGTTGGTAAGTGGGATAGAGCGAAATAATATGATCACCTGGTTCAATTAGACTAAAGAGGGCTAGAAAATTTGCTCCAGTAGCACCATTTGTCTGTAAGATATGTTCTGGTTCGATTGTACGATAGAGTTGACTGACCGATTTCTTAAACCCTGGAGACCCCTCAATCCAGCCATAATCCAATTTTGTCTTTCCCAGTTCCTTATAAAATGTCGCTGCAGAAGTATTTGTCAACTCAAAAAGTTCATCTAAGGATAATGATTTGATGGAAACTCCTGCGATATCATATTTTGCATTTTTTTCATGGACATTCAGCCATTCTTCAACCCCAAAACGTGGTAATTTCATCTTAATCTTCTTTCTAATATTCTCTATCAATCATTGTAACATGAAATGATTATTTCAATACTGGAAATAATAGAATTTAGGAAGGTTTTTGTGGCAAAATTATTCCTTCCCTCACAAATGAACCAATTTCTTGTCAAAAGAAAGAATCAATTTAGCAATGCTAAATTGATTCTTTGACTATTATTTTAGAGGTTGTGAGACTCTTCGCTATCATTTGTTGGTGCTTCAGTTACTTCCTCCACAGTAGGTTCAACAACAACAGAATCAATATCAATTTCAATATCCTCTGAAACTACCACAGCATCTTCTATATCATCAGCCGTTACATCAACTGTTGGTGCTTTAGCGGTTTTAGCTTTAATTGCATCCAGAATATCCGCTGTAGAAAGATTTTGTTCTGCAATTTTTTCTTTGATTTGTTCAAAGGTTTCCAAAGATTTTTCCTTGCCAGATTTGACCAAGTCTTCAACTTTCAGTTCACCAGTTTCAAGTTGTGTTTTCACTTCAGTGAACCGTTCAGATGCTTGTTTTCCTAGATCTTGAGCTTTGTTCACGAAATCAGCATTGATTTCATCATGATTTTCCTTATAATCATTTGCAAAATTGACTACCTTTTTTTTGACTACTTTACCAGTTTTGCTTGCTAGAAATGCAGCTGCTGCTGCACCTCCTGCTGCTCCCAATAAGAGACTGGTTAGTACACTACTAGATTTTCTTACCATTTTTTTCTCCTTTCCTACCTAAGAGAGATGAGATAGCTGACAGTGCAGAGAGCGCTCCACCTGCCTTCACTGTACTTGCTCCAGCAGACTTAGCCTTGACTGTCAAATTTCTTGCTGATGTATTCAGGTCAGAAACAGAAGTTGACAAGTCTGCCACTGCTACAAATAGCGGATCGAGTGTTGCAACTTTTCCATTGACATCTTCTACCAAGACATTGGTTTTAGCTAATAGCTCATTGGTCTGGTAGAGTGTCACATTCACATCACTAGTCAAGACCTTTAGGGTCTGTTGCGCTTCATCCGTTACTGTATTCAATTTTTTTAAAAACAAAATAATGTATACTGCCACCGCCGCGATGGACAAGGCAATAATCAACACTGAAATTTCAATAATCATATTCTCTCCTTTATGATTGATAGAACGGAATAGTTGCCTTTCTCCTCCGTAGTACAACCATGATAATACCAACGAGGATTAAGATTCCAGACAACCATTGTGAGACGCGTATGCCCAAGAACATGAGACTATCCGTCCGCAATCCTTCAATTAAGAGACGACCACAACCATACCAAATGAGATAGAAAGCTGTGATTTCTCCCTGTTTGAGAAGTTTAGGACGTCTGCGTAATATACAAATCACTACAAATCCCAATAAGTTCCACAACGATTCAAATAGGAAGGTTGGTTGACGATAAGCACCGTCTATATACATCTGATCACGTATGAATCTTGGTAAATAATTTAGGCTATCAACAGCTTTACCATAAGCTTCTTGGTTAAAGAAATTTCCCCAACGACCAATCGCTTGAGCCAACATGACCGATGGCGCAACGACATCTAGAAAATCTAGAGTTTTGATAAAGCGGTACTGTGTAAAGAAATACAAGATGATGGCTCCCGTAATCAAACCACCATAGATAGCGATTCCGCCATTCCAAATAGCAAAAACGGATAAGATATCGTCTTTATAGTCGCTCCAAGAAAAGGCAACGTAATATATTCTCGCTCCAATAATGGAAAGTGGAAAGGCAATCAAGATAAAATCCATAATATCATCTTGAAGGATTTTCTTGCGTGGAGCCTCTTTTACTGCTAAGTAAACTCCGAGCATTAAACCAAGTAAAATACAGACGGCATACCAACGAATCTCTAGGGGGCCTAATGTAATTGCAACTGGATCCATCTTAGTTTTCACTCCTATTGTGTTCAATTAAATTGGAAAGACGCTCCTCAAATAATTTTGTCGCATCAAATCCCATTTGTTTTGCTCGGTAATTCATTGCAGCTGCTTCAATCACTACAGAAATATTTCGTCCTGTTTTTACAGGTATACGAATTTGAGGAACCGTTATCCCAGCAATCTCAATCGTATCACCAGAATTTCCCAGTCGGTCAAACACCTTGCCAGTTTCAAAATTTTCAAGGTAGACTGCTAATTGCACTTCTGATGAATCTTTAACGGCACTTGCACCATGTAGACTCATCACATCAATAATCCCAACTCCTCTAATTTCCAATAAATGACGAAGTATTTCTGCAGGCTCACCCCAAAGGGTAACATCATCTTTGGCAAAGACATCAACTCGGTCATCAGCCACCAATCGGTGTCCTCGTTTAACCAACTCTAGGCCCGTCTCACTTTTACCAATACCAGAATCACCTTGGATTAAAACCCCCATGCCATAGATATCCATCAGGACACCATGAACACTGGTACGTTGTGCCAATCGACTATCTAAATAAGAGGAGAGTTCCCCTGACAGTCGACTAGTCGCAGTTTTACTTCTACAAATTGCAATCTGTTTTTCCTTAGCAGCCTTATACATCTCTTCAGGAATTTCCAGACCACGGGCAACAATAACAACAGGCGTTTCTGGTTGGAACATTTGAGAAAGGACCTGATAACGGTTATGACCAGTCATTGCTGTCAAATAGGACCATTCCTTCATACCAATCAGTTGAATGCGTTCTGGGGCGTAATAATCAAAGTAGCCAGTCATTTCCAATCCTGGACGGGTAATGTCTGCCGTTGTAATTGGTTTTTTCAGGAGCTCTTCAGTACTATAAGCACATTCAATCCGCAGATTATCGACCAGATCTTTTACATAAACGGTCATTTGTTCCCTCACTTTCAGTTTTATTATATTATACCATAAGCTAGCGCTTGCAGGGGAAAGAAGTGGACTATATTAATAAAAAGAATAAGTTTACTTACTTATTCAATTAAAGTCAATAAAAAACACTCATGCTATCAGATACACAATTCTAACAATTCTGTTATACTTTTATAGTAGAATTCTTTTTAAAAAGGAGATGAATATGGAACCCTTGTTTCTCACACCTGTAATGCACGAAAAAATTTGGGGTGGTCAACGCCTGAAAACCAACTACCACTACGATATTCCTAGTGAAAAGACTGGTGAATGTTGGGCTATATCTGCCCACCCAAACGGCGTAACAATAGTCTCAAATGGTCAATATAAAGGAAGAGGACTGGATGACCTCTATCAGAATGAAAAACATTTATTTGGCAATCCCACAGATAATGTCTTTCCATTATTAACCAAAATCCTTGATGCAGACGATTGGCTTAGCGTCCAAGTCCATCCCGATGATAGCTATGGCTTGGCTCACGAAGGTGAATTGGGCAAGACAGAATGTTGGTACATTTTAGAAGCTGAGGACGGAGCTGAAATCATTTATGGCCACAAAGCCCAATCCAAAGAAGAACTCCGCCAGCAAATCGAAGCTGGAGATTGGGACAAGCTGTTGACCCATGTACCCGTCAAAAAGGGTGATTTCTTCTTTGTACCAAGCGGAACCATGCACGCCATCGGTAAAGGTATCATGATACTAGAAACCCAACAATCTAGCGATACAACCTACCGTGTCTATGACTTTGATCGCCGTGATGATGCAGGCAACCTCCGTGAACTACACATTGAAAAATCGATTGATGTGCTGACAATTGGTCCAGTTGCCAATTCAACACCTGCCAAGCTTAAAATCGATCATCTTGATTCGACCGTCTTAGTAGCAAATCCGTTTTTTACAGTCTATAAATGGGATATTCATCAAGAAATCAAAATGGGACAGACCGTTCCTTACCTGCTTGTCAGTGTCATCGAAGGGGAAGGTGCCATCCAAGTCGGTGAAACCAGCTATCCACTTCAAAAAGGTACCCACTTTATCTTACCAGCCGATGTATCAGACTGGACCTTTACAGGTCAAATGGAATTAATAGCTAGTCACGCAAACTAAGCATACAAAAAACTTGAGCTTTTAAACTCAAGTTTTTTTGCATTATTCAAACCAAGATTTATGTATCTTCTCAGCATCTTTTATCTTACGCGGGCCAGTTCCATATTTCTCGGCATCCTTATCTTCCTTATATGGTAAGAAGTAAACTGCTGCTGCGTAAAGGGCGATTAACAAGATAAAAGATTTTCCAAATAGAAGACCTGCTATAAAGAGGGCTCGAACAAGCCATGCTTCCCATCCTAATTTATGAGCAATGCCTGCAAGAACGCCAGACACAACTTTTCCCTTTCTTACTCTATACAAATCAATTGACATCTTTTATTCCTTTCACATAAAAAGCACCTTGACCAGTCTGTGCTTTTATAAAGAGTAAATCATTTCCTGATTTTTCAAATTGATAAGGACTATTTTTCTTCTTTCGGTTGACTACAACCTGTCCTGATTGAGACTCAATCTGACCTCGAATTCCCTGCCCCTTCCCTGTTTGTAAGGTGAAGGGCGCGTGTGCCAATTGCACATACAAATGTTGTGGGTAGCCACCGCAGGTTGTCAAGCGAATATCCTGTTGTTTTTTATCTCTTGAACTGCGGATAGAAATATCTTCAAACGGCAAGTAGTCTAACCGGGCATCTGCTTGACCAAGTTCTACAGCTAGTACTGACATCCATTCCTGGGGTAAGCTAATGGTCAAGTGACAGGCCAAACTACTGTTGAAATATAGTCCTTTCTTTTCAACATAAAGACGAGGGAGCTTGTCTTCTGGCGCATCTTGATTATAAACAATTTCTACGGTGATCTGTTCATTCTTAGACTTAGTCAGAGTCAGCCGCCCCTCGGATAATTTTAGAAAGAGTGATTCAATTCCATCAAATGAATAGGCCTGTTTCAGCTTTGAGGAAGCAAAGACCTTGAAACTTGGTAAGGTAAAATTCAATTTTGCTTTTTCTTCCACAAAAAGAAAGTCTGGTTCTTGATTCATTTCCTTAAAACAGGCGCGAGCCTCTTCCTTGGTCAAGACACCTTTTTCATATAACTCAATTAAGCGTTCTTCTCTCTTTTGCGTCATAGACTCACCTCAATTCCATACTAGTATACCATATTTCCCAACAAAAAAATCAGCCCAAGGACTGATTCTAGAAAACCAAGCTTTGCCAAGGCAATTGATAGATTTTCTGAAAATGGATGAAAATTCTGCTTTGAAAACCAAAAATTTAATTCTATTACTCAACTCTGAGCGTATAAAAATCATCACGCTTGGGAACTGCGGAAGTTCAAAGACATTCTAAAAACACACTCGTTCCGTTCGTACTTAGCTGGTGTTTCAGAGAATGGTGAGTACGAAGTTATTCAACAAGGTGATAAGCCAATTGTTGGATATTTTGATGGTGAACCTTTTACTGATTACAAAGATGTAACTCTGTTTGGGGACCATACAGTTTCATTATATAAGCCCAAAAGCCCCTTCTTTGTTGCTACTGATGGCGTAAAAATTTTAAGTGCAGATAATTTTGAAGGTGATTATCTGTATACAACTTTAGAACGTTATAAACCTGAACCACAAGGATATAAGCGTCATTTTACAATTTTGAAAAATCAAGATGTGTGTTTTACGGAAAATATGGAAGAACAACAAAAAATTGGTGTCTTCTTCAAACAGTTAGATGCCACTATCACCCTTCATCAGCGTAAGTCGATTTGATGTCTAGCTTAAGCCAGATAGGTAACGCATGACTAAATCTGTATCTTGATTTTCAAGTTCCGAGATGACATGCATATAGACTTTTTGGGTGGTTGTCATGGAGGAGTGTCCCAATCGTCTGGACACACTAGCTATTGAAACACCTGCATACATCAAAAGAGAGGCATG harbors:
- a CDS encoding HPr kinase/phosphorylase; amino-acid sequence: MTVYVKDLVDNLRIECAYSTEELLKKPITTADITRPGLEMTGYFDYYAPERIQLIGMKEWSYLTAMTGHNRYQVLSQMFQPETPVVIVARGLEIPEEMYKAAKEKQIAICRSKTATSRLSGELSSYLDSRLAQRTSVHGVLMDIYGMGVLIQGDSGIGKSETGLELVKRGHRLVADDRVDVFAKDDVTLWGEPAEILRHLLEIRGVGIIDVMSLHGASAVKDSSEVQLAVYLENFETGKVFDRLGNSGDTIEIAGITVPQIRIPVKTGRNISVVIEAAAMNYRAKQMGFDATKLFEERLSNLIEHNRSEN
- a CDS encoding DNA-binding response regulator, with translation MQKIFLVEDDKTISQLVAKNLTNWGYQVQEVKDFQTILKQIDDFQPHLIILDISLPFFNGYYWCQEIRKTSRVPIMFLSSHDQPMDIVMAINMGADDFVTKPFEMTVLLAKIQGLLRRTYDFVGEQSLLWFEQVALDLKTMQVSYTEAVEELTRNEFQILRVLFEHGKEVVSREALMRELWNSDIFVDDNTLSVNIARLRKKLTELGLPDLIATKKGVGYGLVWIHE
- a CDS encoding DUF948 domain-containing protein, with the translated sequence MIIEISVLIIALSIAAVAVYIILFLKKLNTVTDEAQQTLKVLTSDVNVTLYQTNELLAKTNVLVEDVNGKVATLDPLFVAVADLSTSVSDLNTSARNLTVKAKSAGASTVKAGGALSALSAISSLLGRKGEKNGKKI
- a CDS encoding prolipoprotein diacylglyceryl transferase, producing MDPVAITLGPLEIRWYAVCILLGLMLGVYLAVKEAPRKKILQDDIMDFILIAFPLSIIGARIYYVAFSWSDYKDDILSVFAIWNGGIAIYGGLITGAIILYFFTQYRFIKTLDFLDVVAPSVMLAQAIGRWGNFFNQEAYGKAVDSLNYLPRFIRDQMYIDGAYRQPTFLFESLWNLLGFVVICILRRRPKLLKQGEITAFYLIWYGCGRLLIEGLRTDSLMFLGIRVSQWLSGILILVGIIMVVLRRRKATIPFYQS
- a CDS encoding sensor histidine kinase; this translates as MNKNDVGSVFYQFLGSWLGHRWIFLLAIIVFSGITLGFGSLFEIDSNLIIYALTLLSLCWFLALLFDLLVEFSRFRKIWRGQKVASMTASERCLQEKLERLEVENKSLFEKQRKDKAELDDYYTLWVHQMKTPIAASHLLINEIETSQIRHQLESELFKIEQYTGLVLNYLRLQSFHDDLVIEPVHLDELIRTLVKKYSLFFIQSNNRLDLGQLDRIVRTDKRWLGLLIEQILSNALKYCQKGTISIVLDGDDLVIGDTGIGIAESDLERVFERGFSGFNGRRTQQSSGLGLYLSRKIAAELGYSLKLSSKVGQGTEVRIGIKEVELVLD
- a CDS encoding DUF2974 domain-containing protein; translation: MPNLLDYIKNIKYDSFYDQAINKLDILALTELSYLPFDDLVPTEFTSSGIRIDKLFDAFNEKYNQKFPPFTMVTKSRLTLFELMASSKRYKYLKAFAYVNDYQIDLQQQFAAVSYHLDRDTVLTCFRGTDDTIIGWKEDFHMTYMKEIPAQQSASRYLQDIMAAQHSDFYVSGHSKGGNLAIYATSQLPPALQQYILIVYAFDAPGLHKQYLTSNGYLGIEQKIVPIIPQNSIVGMMLETPEKAQIVSSRTIGLLQHISFSWEVDGYDFRTAPALTEESLQIDRTLKAWTASLTEEELQAFFDLFFGIFIQAGIERFSDFVINPLQKLQEIDRLRKEFSPQEAEMMDKLIRMLFDTRYQIWLKGWNNRLPKPDLNFPDWNDLFTLPTINKNKS
- a CDS encoding ABC transporter permease, producing the protein MFGLCFRLALTNLKKNRRLYYPYAIMTIVSTAISYIFASLAFHPDLGQVKGANGVTQVLGFGMIVVMLAVAIMVLYANSFVMKQRSKEFGVYSILGLEKKHLLLMTFLENVVYSTSTILTGLLLGLALDKLFYALLLKTMQMPVVLTSVFQLKNVAIVLAYLYGIFILVSLVNIGKLGLTDSLKLVQGKKRGDKKTGFLWLQTLLALILLGAGYVIAQLVTSPIQAIPSFFGATLLVILGTYLLFQAGVISLLNWLKNRQTYYYKPDNFISVSNLIFRMRKNALGLATITILSTMFLVTMVGGLNIYIGGKDYIANQNPNDYSIDVVMEPTTSKTQVEEWADAILEEAKIPVESKVVYPYQQAYFSNVTNQQVAFLSDEKAASIDFSDLGVGFILDQASYEKMTGQKLELEADQVAIYSKVVQFQAGQTLAFDEKEMEVAQVLSENVTLGHLPDHVSFIVSQYLIVVVQDLTIFENQAENHYYMGFESSLSEEEQVDSQETFLSGSFESELWESNILPDGTNSISLAYRAYATRNFFSFAGSLFFIGLLLSLTFLMAVVLVIYFKQISEGYEDRDRFIIMTKVGLDENQARQSIRKQLLMVFFLPILLAIVHLGFAYKMLSAILVSIGVVNMELMLHVTIGICLVYFLLYLMVFVITTRTYKQIVS
- a CDS encoding ABC transporter ATP-binding protein, whose product is MTVLDVQHVQKIYSSRFKAGQLEALKDIHFTVEEGEYVAIMGESGSGKSTLLNILATLDKPTRGKVLLNGLDTQSIKSKEAAAFRREKLGFVFQDFNLLDTLSVKDNVLLPLVLSRYPIDEMNKRLVHTLNSLEIGTLQEKMPYEISGGQQQRVAVARAIITRPEILLADEPTGALDSKSSATLLDIFEQINQQGQTILMVTHSTAAASRAKRVLFIKDGILYNQIYRGERTSQEMFQLISDTLTLMANRGE
- a CDS encoding aminotransferase — translated: MKLPRFGVEEWLNVHEKNAKYDIAGVSIKSLSLDELFELTNTSAATFYKELGKTKLDYGWIEGSPGFKKSVSQLYRTIEPEHILQTNGATGANFLALFSLIEPGDHIISLYPTYQQLYDIPKSLGAELEYWQIKEELNWLPDLDDLRQLIRPQTKMICLNNANNPTGAVMDDVFLKEVATIAASVGAYVLVDEIYTSFSENNNSSIVDLYENGIAVNSLSKTYSLAGIRIGWVAANDKVISILRDYRDYTLICAGVFDDMVAQLALENRQAILKRNHRIIHENLSILDHWVSMQPRASYIKPAFVSTSFVKLDVPIPIEEFSLNLLEKYGVLVVPGSRFEKEGYVRIGYACDQETLKKGLELLGNALAAYDKSH
- a CDS encoding YtxH domain-containing protein — encoded protein: MVRKSSSVLTSLLLGAAGGAAAAAFLASKTGKVVKKKVVNFANDYKENHDEINADFVNKAQDLGKQASERFTEVKTQLETGELKVEDLVKSGKEKSLETFEQIKEKIAEQNLSTADILDAIKAKTAKAPTVDVTADDIEDAVVVSEDIEIDIDSVVVEPTVEEVTEAPTNDSEESHNL